Proteins encoded within one genomic window of Polycladomyces zharkentensis:
- a CDS encoding IclR family transcriptional regulator, whose translation MSAKTKPHEKAESGLRTVQRALDILYCFTLEQQELSLTEIANKIQLAKSTTTRLLSTLEQNNFIVKDPDTLKYRLGQGLYYLGYIAGKSIEIKELAKPVMQRLRDESRETVNLYVLENDSRVCIEQCEGLQSVRHLVKIGEKLPLWAGAGGKVLLAYQPADFQNRIFEQVPSRERLEALQQELPQIKSERCASSIDEREVGSAAVAAPIFHINHEVKACLSISGPTNRFTPETIDRLKQLVKRGAMAISEKLGYQEKR comes from the coding sequence GTGTCCGCTAAAACAAAGCCCCACGAAAAGGCTGAATCGGGATTGCGAACCGTCCAACGGGCTTTGGACATTCTTTACTGCTTTACCCTGGAACAACAAGAGCTTTCTCTGACGGAAATCGCCAATAAAATTCAATTGGCCAAATCCACAACAACCCGTTTGCTCTCCACTTTGGAACAAAACAATTTCATCGTGAAAGATCCTGATACTTTGAAGTACCGCCTTGGTCAGGGATTGTATTATCTGGGGTATATTGCAGGAAAGTCCATTGAAATCAAAGAACTTGCAAAGCCCGTCATGCAACGGTTGCGGGACGAATCGCGTGAAACCGTTAACCTGTACGTTTTGGAAAACGATTCCCGGGTTTGTATCGAACAATGTGAAGGATTGCAGTCCGTTCGCCATTTGGTAAAAATCGGGGAGAAGCTGCCGCTGTGGGCAGGTGCCGGGGGAAAAGTGCTGTTAGCTTACCAACCGGCTGATTTTCAAAATCGTATTTTCGAACAAGTGCCTTCCCGTGAGCGATTGGAAGCGCTTCAACAGGAATTGCCCCAGATCAAATCGGAACGATGCGCATCCAGTATCGATGAGCGGGAGGTGGGCTCCGCCGCTGTCGCTGCACCGATTTTCCATATCAACCACGAAGTGAAGGCTTGCTTATCCATCTCAGGTCCGACCAACCGGTTCACACCCGAGACGATCGATCGACTGAAGCAATTGGTCAAGAGAGGTGCAATGGCGATCTCAGAGAAGCTGGGATATCAGGAAAAGAGGTGA
- a CDS encoding MFS transporter — translation MKKRRWLIASLLAVGVIINYFDRINMSVAVKPLSEEFHLTAGQIGIILSAFAWSYAILQIPAGALLDKIGVKWVVRIGTIIWSLACLITAVVSGKGLIILSRVLLGIGEAPYFPAAAKATGYWFPKKERGTATSLFDAQSKLSNAIGVPLIAWVVTEWGWRGGFLATAILSLFYAVVFWILYRDPHEDKQLTKEEYAYIVEGGAQTEGDSSGSLLKNLRFLLTKRKVWGAFIGFAAYGYSWFLFLTWLPGYLATEMNMSILKSGWYASIPWLVGTVSELLIGGWLIDRLVSKGYDPTRVRKTFLVIGMLLGLSVIGAAFTHNPVIAVSWISVAIGGLVITSSITYSIPTFIAPKGTVGTLIGILTFGNNAMAIFAPMITGFIVDATGSFMYAFLTAAVLLLIGIFAYVFLLTDLEPIEPPETPVTPGGKMITDQATAVQIEVK, via the coding sequence ATGAAAAAACGACGTTGGTTGATTGCATCCCTGCTTGCCGTCGGTGTCATCATCAATTACTTTGACCGAATCAATATGTCCGTCGCTGTAAAGCCCCTGTCTGAAGAATTTCATCTGACCGCCGGTCAGATCGGCATAATTTTGTCTGCGTTCGCATGGTCCTACGCCATTCTGCAAATTCCCGCAGGTGCCTTGCTGGACAAGATCGGCGTCAAATGGGTGGTCCGAATCGGAACGATCATATGGTCGTTAGCCTGTCTGATTACTGCAGTGGTCAGCGGAAAGGGACTGATTATCTTGTCCCGCGTCCTGCTGGGCATCGGGGAAGCCCCGTATTTTCCGGCGGCAGCAAAGGCAACGGGCTATTGGTTTCCAAAGAAAGAACGAGGTACGGCCACTTCACTCTTTGACGCACAATCCAAGTTGTCGAATGCCATTGGCGTGCCGCTGATCGCTTGGGTGGTTACCGAGTGGGGATGGCGTGGCGGTTTCTTGGCAACGGCGATTCTCAGTCTGTTTTACGCGGTCGTGTTTTGGATTTTATACCGTGATCCTCATGAAGACAAACAACTGACGAAAGAAGAGTATGCCTATATCGTCGAAGGGGGAGCACAAACCGAAGGCGACTCCTCGGGCAGTCTGTTGAAAAATCTGCGTTTTCTATTAACCAAACGCAAAGTGTGGGGAGCATTTATCGGATTTGCAGCATATGGGTATTCATGGTTTCTTTTCCTAACCTGGCTTCCCGGTTACCTCGCAACAGAGATGAACATGTCGATATTGAAATCCGGTTGGTATGCATCAATACCCTGGCTTGTGGGGACTGTTTCGGAGCTGTTGATCGGCGGTTGGTTGATTGATCGTCTGGTTTCCAAGGGATATGATCCCACACGGGTACGCAAAACCTTTCTCGTGATCGGTATGCTTCTCGGTTTGTCAGTCATTGGCGCGGCGTTTACCCATAACCCGGTTATAGCAGTCAGTTGGATTTCCGTTGCCATCGGCGGTCTGGTGATTACTTCTTCGATCACCTACAGCATTCCGACATTTATCGCACCAAAGGGTACAGTGGGTACTTTGATCGGGATTTTAACCTTCGGAAACAATGCGATGGCCATCTTTGCCCCGATGATCACGGGATTTATTGTCGATGCAACCGGCTCTTTCATGTATGCTTTTCTGACGGCAGCCGTTTTGCTGCTTATCGGAATTTTCGCCTACGTGTTCCTGCTCACCGATCTGGAACCGATTGAACCACCCGAAACTCCTGTGACGCCCGGCGGTAAGATGATCACGGATCAAGCAACGGCGGTACAGATAGAGGTCAAATAA
- a CDS encoding citryl-CoA lyase has protein sequence MKGRSALDAYSNGKAWWTTAISDIKKNQITIRGYPIEELIGELSYSQMLYLLLCGEVISRRKADLLESVLVAGADHGPRAPSIAAARMAATCGISFNSCVATGMNMLGDVHGGAVEDAMKLFYQTKEWRDEHQSTIQTAVEEQFTLLHRQKIKLPGFGHQLHDDDPRVKRLYQLAQELVEEGEISGIYLSIAQEFRRKLKEAKNKPITMNIDGVSAAIQCELGIPAEAAKGIFALSRGMGIVAHAFEELMNGVLIKGPCPDQDNLVQYNGASLRHLVKGGETDECKSGTVY, from the coding sequence ATGAAAGGCAGAAGCGCATTGGATGCGTATTCAAACGGGAAAGCCTGGTGGACCACAGCCATCAGTGATATCAAAAAAAATCAGATTACGATCAGAGGTTATCCGATTGAGGAGCTGATCGGCGAACTTTCATACAGCCAAATGCTTTACCTGTTGTTGTGCGGGGAAGTGATCAGTCGAAGAAAGGCGGATTTGTTGGAGAGCGTGCTGGTGGCAGGGGCTGACCATGGTCCCAGAGCTCCTTCCATTGCAGCCGCTCGTATGGCGGCCACTTGCGGCATTTCGTTTAATTCCTGTGTGGCGACAGGCATGAACATGCTGGGAGATGTGCATGGTGGCGCTGTAGAAGATGCGATGAAGCTTTTTTATCAAACAAAAGAGTGGAGAGACGAACATCAATCCACTATCCAAACGGCGGTCGAGGAACAATTTACCCTGCTCCATCGACAAAAAATCAAGTTGCCCGGTTTTGGCCATCAGCTGCACGATGACGATCCCCGTGTAAAAAGGTTGTATCAATTGGCCCAAGAGCTGGTTGAGGAAGGAGAGATATCAGGTATTTATCTCTCGATCGCGCAAGAATTCAGAAGAAAATTGAAAGAGGCAAAAAACAAACCGATCACCATGAACATTGATGGTGTTTCTGCGGCCATTCAATGTGAATTGGGAATCCCGGCGGAAGCTGCGAAGGGAATCTTCGCCCTATCACGAGGAATGGGCATCGTGGCGCACGCATTTGAGGAACTGATGAATGGCGTTCTCATCAAAGGTCCTTGCCCCGACCAGGATAACCTGGTTCAATACAATGGCGCTTCCCTACGCCATTTGGTAAAGGGGGGAGAAACAGATGAGTGTAAAAGCGGAACTGTATATTGA
- a CDS encoding shikimate kinase — protein MSDVSEIPIREKNIVLIGFMGVGKTTVGQLVAKKLYRDFIDVDREIEKIYGMPITEIFRKMGEAEFRRMEKEFIVNTCTHQTLKIISLGGGAYLQEEVRKVCLSKCIVYFLDLSWESWKERLPLIIDSRPLLQNKTLHEIEDLFFKRRKAYSLHNSKITTNNLDAETIANNIVESIKFAWDIYQP, from the coding sequence ATGTCAGATGTGTCAGAAATCCCGATTCGTGAGAAAAATATTGTATTGATAGGGTTTATGGGAGTCGGCAAAACAACGGTCGGCCAATTGGTGGCCAAAAAACTGTATCGTGACTTTATTGATGTTGATCGGGAAATAGAAAAAATTTACGGTATGCCGATAACCGAAATATTTCGCAAAATGGGCGAAGCGGAATTTCGGCGAATGGAAAAGGAATTCATCGTCAATACTTGCACTCACCAAACTTTGAAGATCATCTCCTTGGGTGGAGGCGCTTATCTGCAAGAAGAAGTGCGAAAGGTTTGTTTGTCCAAATGCATTGTGTATTTTCTTGATCTGTCCTGGGAATCTTGGAAGGAACGACTTCCATTGATCATCGACAGCCGTCCCCTTCTGCAAAACAAAACATTGCATGAGATTGAAGACCTGTTTTTCAAGAGAAGAAAAGCTTATTCCCTGCATAATTCCAAAATTACCACCAACAATTTGGACGCGGAAACGATCGCCAACAACATAGTAGAATCCATCAAATTCGCCTGGGACATTTATCAACCTTAA